Proteins encoded together in one Bombiscardovia nodaiensis window:
- a CDS encoding hypothetical protein (frameshifted, insertion/deletion at around 904568): MTNVHSSQARIGSEEWITSLTPDDADAMKLEQVDVASLSAAQAQRLWARLASWVESDQIAYYINDSPVSSDAAYDARMRCLQELEREFPSLDTPQSPTHRVGGSFSNDFTSVRHPTQMMSLDDVFSIEELRDWYQGIVDDLNWPKGKPLPMTSEVKIDGLALNLIYRNGVLVQGLTRGDGVTGEDITLNVRTIGSIPQNLGERLPTFPTSWRYAAKCSCASRTSTNSTRPRKLRARRRLLIPATQRLVPYGRRIRTLQPSAP, from the coding sequence TTGACGAACGTGCACAGTAGCCAAGCCCGTATTGGTTCCGAGGAATGGATTACATCACTGACACCCGATGACGCTGATGCTATGAAATTGGAACAGGTTGATGTAGCTTCTCTGAGTGCCGCGCAAGCTCAGCGCCTGTGGGCCCGGCTAGCTTCCTGGGTGGAGTCCGACCAGATTGCCTACTATATCAACGATTCGCCGGTCTCCTCGGATGCTGCTTACGACGCGAGAATGCGCTGCCTGCAGGAGTTGGAACGAGAGTTTCCATCGCTGGACACGCCCCAGTCGCCCACGCACCGGGTGGGAGGCAGTTTCTCCAACGATTTTACTTCGGTGCGTCACCCCACGCAGATGATGAGCCTGGACGACGTGTTCTCCATTGAGGAGCTGCGCGATTGGTACCAGGGGATTGTGGACGATCTCAACTGGCCCAAGGGCAAGCCGCTGCCCATGACTTCGGAAGTTAAGATTGACGGCCTGGCCCTGAACCTGATCTACCGCAATGGCGTGCTCGTTCAAGGGCTGACCCGAGGAGATGGGGTCACTGGCGAAGACATTACGCTCAATGTGCGCACTATAGGCTCTATTCCGCAAAATCTTGGGGAACGGCTGCCGACATTCCCGACTTCGTGGAGATACGCGGCGAAGTGTTCATGCGCTTCAAGGACTTCGACGAACTCAACAAGGCCCAGGAAGCTCAGGGCAAGGCGCCGTTTGCTAATCCCCGCAACGCAGCGGCTGGTTCCTTACGGCAGAAGGATCCGCACGTTACAGCCCAGCGCTCCTTGA
- a CDS encoding hypothetical protein (frameshifted, insertion/deletion at around 904568), with the protein MSFYAHGIGRLDWGSDHPEGTHDDVIDQSQAYDLYKKWGIPVSPHNRKVDSFDQILEMIDYYGKHRGDIEHALDGIVVKVEDIALQRRLGATSRAPRWAIAYKYPPEEVNTELLDITVQVGRTGRITPVAILKPVYVAGSTVSRSTLHNPSEVKRKGVLIGDTVVVRKAGDVIPELVGPVLERRKGREDRLHEFVMPEYCPSCGTKLAPTREDDKDIRCPNVESCPAQLTERVIHMASRKAFDIEHLGEQSAIALTNPEENRPNSVDVYAPTLRALVVQQGEEPKPYIPPADAKLPDIQEPVLKSEAGLFSLTLEDLKNVTVWRQAPILEETHVKGEKWRTIRRKIGDSGLWYQAPAFYNLPKFVAGANDENKAANEMADETEDASAGETEQITASEAEQGAESAAVSRAETTPPNEPEAPAQEQVEAAGDTGEVTADQPVVEEVDQEPAGYKLRAGQGEPSRTTVLMLEEIDKARSVDLWRVLVALSIRHLGPTSARVIARRYASLEELEYAQEEELAQLDGVGPEIAHSVASWFADAHQEGDWRGEILRSWEAAGVGSHTERIDKPQVLAGMTLVVTGTLEGYSRDSAKEAIIERGGKASGSVSKKTTYVVVGANPGSKAAKAESLEVPILNEEQFTRLLATGKPDPDEQ; encoded by the coding sequence TTGAGCTTCTACGCCCACGGCATCGGCCGCCTTGACTGGGGCAGTGACCACCCCGAGGGCACGCATGACGACGTGATTGATCAGTCTCAGGCCTACGACCTCTACAAAAAGTGGGGGATTCCGGTCTCGCCCCACAACCGCAAGGTAGACTCCTTCGACCAAATTCTGGAGATGATCGACTACTATGGCAAGCACCGGGGCGACATTGAGCACGCCCTGGATGGCATCGTGGTCAAAGTAGAAGACATCGCCCTCCAACGGCGTTTGGGTGCTACTTCTCGGGCCCCCCGCTGGGCCATCGCCTACAAGTACCCTCCCGAGGAGGTCAACACCGAGCTCTTGGACATCACGGTCCAGGTGGGACGGACCGGGCGCATTACGCCAGTAGCCATCTTGAAACCGGTCTATGTGGCTGGTTCCACGGTCTCGCGCTCTACCCTGCACAACCCCTCCGAAGTCAAGCGCAAGGGCGTGCTCATCGGTGACACGGTGGTGGTGCGCAAGGCTGGCGATGTGATTCCTGAGCTGGTGGGGCCCGTCTTGGAGCGGCGCAAGGGGCGCGAAGACCGCCTGCACGAATTTGTGATGCCCGAGTACTGCCCCTCCTGCGGCACCAAGCTGGCACCGACCAGGGAGGACGACAAGGACATTCGCTGCCCGAATGTGGAATCCTGCCCGGCCCAGCTCACTGAGCGGGTCATTCACATGGCTTCCCGCAAGGCTTTCGACATTGAGCACTTGGGTGAGCAGTCGGCCATAGCCCTGACCAACCCGGAGGAAAATCGGCCGAATTCGGTTGACGTTTACGCCCCCACCCTGCGCGCCCTGGTGGTCCAGCAGGGGGAGGAGCCCAAGCCCTACATTCCGCCAGCAGATGCAAAGTTGCCCGACATTCAGGAGCCGGTGTTGAAGAGCGAGGCTGGCCTGTTCTCGCTCACCTTGGAGGATTTGAAGAATGTGACCGTCTGGCGGCAGGCGCCCATCCTCGAAGAGACGCACGTCAAGGGCGAGAAGTGGCGGACTATCCGCCGCAAGATCGGCGATTCTGGCCTGTGGTATCAGGCTCCTGCCTTTTACAATTTGCCCAAGTTTGTGGCTGGGGCCAACGACGAGAACAAAGCTGCGAACGAAATGGCGGACGAAACTGAGGACGCTAGCGCGGGCGAAACTGAACAGATTACTGCGAGCGAAGCTGAGCAAGGCGCTGAGAGTGCGGCTGTGAGCAGGGCTGAGACAACGCCCCCGAATGAGCCTGAGGCTCCTGCTCAGGAGCAGGTGGAAGCAGCGGGCGATACTGGGGAAGTTACTGCCGATCAGCCAGTAGTTGAGGAGGTTGATCAGGAGCCTGCGGGCTACAAGCTGCGCGCCGGCCAGGGAGAACCCTCTCGTACTACGGTGCTCATGCTGGAAGAGATTGACAAGGCACGTTCTGTGGACCTGTGGAGGGTGCTGGTGGCGCTTTCCATACGCCACCTGGGTCCCACCTCGGCCCGGGTCATTGCCCGCCGCTACGCCTCCTTGGAAGAGCTCGAATACGCTCAAGAGGAGGAGTTGGCCCAACTGGATGGGGTAGGACCGGAGATAGCGCACTCGGTGGCTTCCTGGTTCGCTGATGCCCACCAGGAGGGCGACTGGCGGGGTGAGATTCTGCGCTCTTGGGAGGCGGCTGGCGTGGGTTCGCACACTGAGCGCATTGACAAGCCCCAGGTGCTGGCCGGCATGACCTTGGTGGTGACGGGCACGCTGGAGGGCTACTCGCGCGACTCGGCTAAGGAAGCCATTATTGAACGTGGAGGCAAGGCTTCCGGGTCGGTGAGCAAAAAAACGACTTATGTAGTCGTCGGCGCTAATCCGGGCTCGAAAGCAGCCAAGGCTGAGAGCTTGGAAGTGCCGATTTTGAATGAGGAACAGTTCACGCGACTTTTGGCCACGGGCAAGCCCGACCCCGACGAGCAGTAA
- a CDS encoding hypothetical protein (frameshifted, insertion/deletion at around 907670): MLADSEIEALTRRIKSDVFARLSRVIDPELGRSVTDLGMITEIEVRPAPGSPTSIAGSGKPVFDVIIYVELTIEGCPLTQTIADRIDAAVASYPTAVLRPHQEVSSMSQDKLQALVEQLKAERRSNPFNKVGVKTRIFAVASGKGGVGKSSVAANLAATFAALGYDTAAIDADIYGFSLPGLFGVKGQPTNLNGMLMPVTAWGVKLISIGMFAGSERAILWRGPRLQRSLEQFLTDVWWGSPTCWCSTWLPAPATWLYRWPRPCPTLNW; the protein is encoded by the coding sequence ATGCTCGCAGACTCTGAGATAGAAGCTCTGACTAGGCGAATTAAGTCCGACGTGTTCGCGCGCCTGAGCCGGGTGATTGACCCGGAGTTGGGCCGGTCGGTCACTGACCTGGGCATGATTACCGAGATTGAAGTGCGGCCTGCGCCCGGCAGCCCCACCAGCATTGCTGGGTCCGGCAAGCCCGTGTTCGACGTCATTATTTACGTGGAGCTCACGATCGAGGGCTGCCCGCTCACGCAGACGATTGCGGACCGGATTGACGCAGCCGTGGCCTCATATCCTACTGCCGTCCTGCGGCCCCATCAGGAGGTCTCCTCCATGAGCCAGGACAAGCTCCAGGCCCTGGTCGAGCAGCTCAAGGCTGAGCGACGCTCCAATCCCTTCAACAAGGTGGGTGTCAAAACCCGCATTTTCGCTGTCGCCTCCGGCAAGGGGGGCGTGGGCAAGTCGTCCGTGGCGGCCAATCTGGCTGCCACTTTTGCGGCCCTGGGCTATGACACGGCCGCCATCGATGCGGACATCTACGGCTTCTCTCTGCCTGGCCTCTTTGGAGTCAAGGGCCAGCCAACAAATCTGAACGGGATGTTGATGCCGGTCACCGCCTGGGGGGTCAAGCTCATCTCTATCGGCATGTTTGCGGGCTCGGAGCGGGCCATTTTGTGGCGCGGACCCCGCCTGCAGCGTTCGCTTGAGCAGTTCCTGACCGACGTGTGGTGGGGGAGCCCGACGTGCTGGTGCTCGACCTGGCTCCCGGCACCGGCGACATGGCTATATCGGTGGCCCAGGCCCTGCCCAACGCTGAACTGGTGA
- a CDS encoding hypothetical protein (frameshifted, insertion/deletion at around 907673): MVGEPDVLVLDLAPGTGDMAISVAQALPNAELVIVTTPQPSASDVAVRSGLVALQVPTKVRGVVENMSWYDHAGERLRIFGQGGGQRVADQLSQALDYPVPLLAQLPLDPDIRQVGEAGRPAVLQADGSLAQTPLAEQFTVLARRLMGGPTGKA; this comes from the coding sequence GTGGTGGGGGAGCCCGACGTGCTGGTGCTCGACCTGGCTCCCGGCACCGGCGACATGGCTATATCGGTGGCCCAGGCCCTGCCCAACGCTGAACTGGTGATTGTGACCACCCCCCAGCCCTCGGCTTCCGACGTGGCCGTGCGCTCGGGACTGGTGGCCCTGCAAGTGCCCACGAAAGTGCGCGGCGTGGTGGAGAACATGTCCTGGTATGACCACGCAGGGGAGCGTCTGCGCATCTTCGGCCAGGGCGGCGGCCAGCGGGTAGCTGACCAGCTCAGCCAGGCCCTGGACTATCCGGTTCCCCTCCTGGCCCAACTGCCCCTGGACCCCGACATCCGCCAGGTGGGGGAGGCAGGTCGGCCCGCTGTGCTCCAAGCTGATGGCAGCCTGGCTCAGACTCCATTGGCAGAGCAGTTCACGGTCCTGGCCCGCAGGCTCATGGGAGGCCCAACCGGAAAGGCCTGA
- a CDS encoding ABC transporter permease → MYIFSNALKNLWRNKGKTLLYALIVLAIIAIATMGVLTRTASSDLIGQYRSQYGSKVTLSPDFDKVGPGKPNSGGPPSPGQVVSFGKSSLLQKSVYTAHAPVVPDGIKMVDQDADNGQGQTILQGGPGTGDKIDSTGGGTTDKKGSVGGEMAMPTAKIVGYDSPSISEDFTSGKRQIRQGKVYSGKDDCLISQDVAELNKLKVGDQIKVKGMSKDSPTSTLRISGIYADGTKSDQTMPFKDAFSNRKNEILTSKDTALALGVFKDSGTLDAEYYLKDPDQLEDFRKEIVKKGLSENYKVTTDEASYRKATAPLESLQKLTTIFLALVVGLGAIVLLLLSIMSMRSRRYEIGVLRAIGMKKGKVALGLVSEVVAIVAICLAAGLAIGTAATQPVAESMLSSQQASYEADEKAKSKQPGEGGMVIMDSHGSAPAEVDPAKIRTKLDGRSAGQIVAVSLGIVLLSSLVSVAATTRLEPRSILTEGN, encoded by the coding sequence TTGTATATCTTTAGCAACGCACTCAAAAATTTATGGAGGAATAAGGGCAAGACCCTGCTCTACGCTCTTATTGTCCTCGCCATTATCGCCATAGCTACGATGGGTGTGCTTACCCGTACTGCTTCCAGCGATTTAATCGGCCAGTACCGCAGCCAGTATGGCTCCAAGGTCACGCTTTCGCCGGACTTTGACAAGGTGGGACCGGGCAAACCCAATTCGGGAGGACCGCCTTCGCCCGGGCAGGTGGTGAGCTTTGGCAAGTCTAGCCTCTTGCAAAAGTCCGTTTACACTGCGCACGCTCCGGTGGTTCCTGACGGGATCAAGATGGTGGATCAGGATGCCGACAACGGCCAAGGGCAGACCATTTTGCAGGGTGGGCCGGGCACTGGCGACAAGATTGACAGCACAGGCGGCGGGACCACCGACAAGAAGGGCAGCGTGGGCGGCGAAATGGCGATGCCTACGGCCAAGATTGTGGGCTACGACAGTCCTTCAATCAGCGAAGATTTTACCTCCGGTAAGCGCCAAATCCGCCAGGGTAAGGTCTATTCCGGTAAGGACGACTGCCTGATTAGCCAAGACGTGGCCGAGCTGAACAAACTCAAGGTGGGCGACCAGATAAAGGTCAAAGGCATGAGTAAAGACTCGCCAACGTCCACCCTACGTATCTCCGGCATCTATGCGGACGGCACCAAAAGTGACCAGACCATGCCCTTCAAAGACGCTTTCAGCAACCGCAAGAACGAAATCTTGACCTCGAAAGACACGGCCCTGGCCTTGGGTGTCTTCAAGGACTCGGGAACCTTAGACGCTGAATACTACCTGAAGGACCCGGATCAGCTGGAGGACTTCCGTAAGGAAATCGTCAAGAAGGGCCTGTCCGAGAACTACAAGGTGACGACCGACGAAGCCTCCTACCGGAAGGCGACCGCTCCCCTGGAGAGCCTGCAAAAGCTGACGACTATCTTCCTAGCGCTGGTAGTGGGCCTGGGCGCTATCGTCCTCCTCCTACTCTCCATTATGTCTATGCGCTCACGCCGGTACGAAATTGGCGTCCTACGAGCCATCGGTATGAAGAAGGGGAAAGTGGCTCTGGGCTTGGTCAGCGAAGTGGTGGCGATTGTGGCCATCTGCTTAGCCGCAGGCTTGGCGATTGGTACGGCAGCCACCCAGCCGGTCGCCGAGTCCATGCTCTCCAGCCAGCAGGCCTCCTATGAGGCTGATGAAAAGGCTAAGTCCAAGCAGCCGGGCGAAGGTGGCATGGTCATTATGGACTCGCATGGCTCAGCTCCAGCCGAAGTGGATCCGGCAAAAATCCGCACGAAACTGGACGGCCGGTCAGCTGGACAAATTGTGGCCGTTTCGCTCGGTATCGTCCTCCTCTCCAGCCTGGTGAGTGTGGCCGCCACCACCCGCCTTGAGCCCAGAAGCATTCTCACAGAAGGAAACTAG
- a CDS encoding ABC transporter ATP-binding protein, which produces MSVLELDKLTYHYGKYNHQVLKGITAAFEEGQMASIMGRSGAGKTTLLSLVSGLDTASGGRVLYRGQDVAKLDRDNYRARSVGLVFQGYNLLTNASALDNIVLSMQISGVKSSHKKADALALLAKLGIDEETAKRKVLRMSGGEQQRVGIARALAHDPDVIIADEPTGNLDEESEQIIMEILTGLAHQEGKCVLVVTHSQAVANYADQVWRLRDGKLEGKKRPPKVSVVQG; this is translated from the coding sequence ATGAGCGTTCTCGAATTAGATAAACTCACCTACCATTACGGCAAGTACAACCACCAGGTGCTCAAGGGCATCACGGCCGCCTTTGAAGAGGGGCAGATGGCCTCGATTATGGGCAGGTCGGGCGCAGGCAAAACCACCTTGCTTTCCCTGGTCTCCGGCCTGGACACCGCGTCGGGCGGCCGAGTCCTCTACCGGGGGCAGGATGTGGCTAAGCTGGACCGCGACAACTACCGGGCCAGGAGCGTGGGGCTGGTTTTCCAGGGTTACAACCTGCTGACCAATGCCAGCGCTCTGGACAACATTGTGCTCTCCATGCAGATTTCCGGCGTCAAGAGCTCCCACAAGAAGGCGGATGCCCTGGCCCTGCTGGCCAAGCTGGGCATTGATGAGGAGACTGCCAAGCGCAAGGTGCTGCGGATGTCGGGCGGCGAGCAACAGCGGGTGGGTATAGCCCGCGCCCTGGCCCACGACCCGGACGTGATTATTGCCGACGAGCCCACCGGGAATCTGGACGAGGAGTCAGAGCAGATCATTATGGAGATTCTGACCGGCTTGGCCCACCAGGAGGGCAAGTGCGTCCTGGTGGTCACCCACTCCCAGGCTGTGGCCAACTATGCTGACCAGGTCTGGCGGCTGCGAGACGGCAAGTTGGAGGGCAAAAAGCGACCGCCGAAGGTGTCGGTGGTTCAAGGCTAA
- the glnA1 gene encoding glutamine synthetase, which produces MKELNSREDCQALIDQEGVEYVSICFTDLIGVLQHITVPASEFIDNAFTDGMAFDGSSMEGFQAINESDMKLVPDPQTAYIDPFRKHKTLDVVFSIVDPITDEPYSRDPRQVAAKAEAYLKSTGIADTASFAPEAEFFLFDKVRFENSMRRSFYEVDSIEAPWNSGIDTEDDGSPNIGFKNRVKRGYFPVPPVDHYQDLRDDMVANLQQVGLILERSHHEVGGAGQQEINYRYNTLTHAADDLMKYKYVVHETAALAGKAATFMPKPIAGDNGTGMHCHQSLWRSGSPLFYDEKGYGGLSDIARWYVGGLIEHSSSVLAFTNPTLNSYKRLVPGYEAPVNLVYSARNRSAAIRIPLAGTSPAAKRIEFRAPDPSCNPYLAFSAQLMAGLDGILNHIEPPAPIDKDLYELPPEEHDQIKQVPASLEEAMQALEEDHDFLTEGDVFTEDLIETWIDLKRGEIEQARLAPTPLEYELYFQI; this is translated from the coding sequence TTGAAGGAACTGAACTCACGAGAAGACTGCCAGGCGCTCATTGACCAAGAAGGCGTCGAGTATGTCTCCATCTGCTTTACTGACCTTATAGGGGTACTCCAGCACATCACCGTTCCGGCCAGCGAATTTATCGACAACGCCTTTACGGACGGCATGGCCTTCGACGGCTCCTCCATGGAGGGTTTCCAGGCTATCAACGAGTCTGACATGAAGCTGGTCCCCGACCCGCAAACCGCCTACATCGACCCCTTCCGCAAGCACAAGACCCTGGATGTGGTCTTCTCCATCGTGGACCCCATTACAGACGAGCCCTACTCGCGCGACCCCAGGCAGGTAGCAGCTAAGGCCGAGGCCTACTTGAAATCTACCGGCATTGCCGACACCGCTTCTTTCGCTCCCGAAGCCGAGTTCTTCCTCTTCGACAAGGTGCGTTTTGAAAATTCCATGCGCCGCTCCTTCTACGAGGTGGATTCAATCGAAGCCCCCTGGAACTCCGGCATCGACACCGAGGACGACGGCTCCCCCAATATTGGCTTTAAAAACCGGGTCAAGCGCGGCTATTTCCCGGTTCCGCCCGTGGACCACTACCAGGACTTGCGCGACGATATGGTAGCCAACCTGCAGCAGGTAGGGCTGATTTTGGAACGCTCCCATCACGAAGTGGGTGGCGCCGGCCAGCAGGAGATCAACTACCGCTACAACACGCTGACCCATGCGGCAGACGACCTGATGAAGTACAAGTACGTAGTCCACGAAACCGCTGCCCTAGCCGGCAAAGCGGCCACCTTTATGCCCAAGCCCATCGCCGGCGACAACGGCACTGGCATGCACTGCCACCAGTCCCTCTGGCGCTCCGGCTCCCCCCTCTTCTACGACGAGAAGGGCTACGGCGGCCTCTCCGACATCGCCCGCTGGTATGTGGGCGGCCTGATTGAGCACTCCTCGTCCGTGCTGGCCTTCACCAACCCCACGCTCAACTCATACAAGCGCCTGGTTCCCGGCTATGAGGCCCCAGTCAACCTGGTCTACTCAGCCCGCAACCGCTCGGCCGCCATCCGCATCCCCCTAGCTGGCACGTCGCCCGCCGCTAAGCGTATTGAGTTCCGCGCGCCAGACCCCTCCTGCAACCCCTACCTGGCCTTCTCCGCTCAACTCATGGCCGGTTTAGATGGCATTTTGAACCACATTGAGCCCCCGGCACCCATCGACAAGGACCTCTACGAGCTGCCCCCCGAGGAGCACGACCAGATTAAGCAGGTACCCGCTTCCCTGGAAGAGGCGATGCAGGCCCTGGAGGAGGATCACGACTTTTTGACCGAGGGCGACGTGTTCACCGAAGACCTGATTGAAACCTGGATCGACCTGAAGCGCGGCGAGATTGAGCAGGCTCGCCTGGCTCCCACCCCCCTGGAGTACGAGCTCTACTTCCAGATTTAG
- a CDS encoding membrane protein, which yields MAQNTKKDSKKKKKTSTISQIKQIFAFTYTEDKALPWYMAGAFFLPVLVALICCLVFKFGWLSWIMTMLLGIMVGLLLATITLTRRSDTVGYKKMDGRPGASAAVLSNISKAGFDFPQDPVWLDPKTKDAVWRGTGRSGIYLIGEGDYGRVMKAMDRQEDEIHRITRGSAIPIYKISVGRGDKQVPLEKLQKTVIRKKVKLTPTELDQLKARLKTLQMRNNALNMPKGMDPTKMHMSRRALRGK from the coding sequence ATGGCTCAAAATACGAAGAAAGACAGCAAGAAGAAGAAAAAGACCAGCACGATCTCCCAGATTAAGCAGATCTTTGCCTTCACCTATACCGAAGATAAGGCCCTGCCCTGGTATATGGCTGGCGCTTTCTTCCTGCCAGTTCTTGTAGCGCTGATCTGCTGCTTAGTCTTCAAGTTCGGCTGGCTCTCGTGGATCATGACCATGCTCCTGGGCATTATGGTCGGTCTGCTCCTAGCTACCATCACCCTGACCCGGCGTTCCGACACTGTGGGCTATAAGAAGATGGACGGTCGTCCTGGTGCCAGCGCCGCTGTGCTCTCCAACATCTCCAAGGCTGGCTTCGACTTCCCGCAAGACCCGGTCTGGCTCGACCCGAAGACGAAGGATGCGGTCTGGCGCGGCACTGGTCGCTCCGGCATCTATCTCATTGGCGAGGGCGACTACGGGCGCGTGATGAAGGCCATGGACCGCCAAGAGGACGAGATTCACCGGATCACTCGCGGTTCAGCCATTCCTATTTACAAAATTAGCGTAGGGCGCGGCGACAAGCAAGTACCTCTGGAGAAGCTGCAAAAGACCGTCATCCGCAAGAAGGTCAAACTGACCCCAACTGAGCTCGACCAGCTCAAGGCCCGCCTAAAAACTTTGCAAATGCGCAACAACGCGCTCAACATGCCCAAGGGTATGGATCCCACCAAGATGCATATGTCCCGCCGGGCCCTGCGAGGCAAGTAA
- the pdhD gene encoding dihydrolipoamide dehydrogenase — translation MPLALPMIEGMTAQASEQTISSTQHDQAESSFDLVIIGSGPGGYSTALRAAQLGLSVAVVERDAVVGGTCLNRGCIPTKALMTATSTITQAAHARQLGIQSTFEGIDFDRLNAFKQESIDAMTGGLHQLLQARKVTLIQGQAAISGPGQVTVETLAGSSRQLSARHIVLATGARSTPLAGLPFSNRVLDSDRALNLERFPQRPVIFGAGAVAVEFASIWQAAGSQVTLVIRKDRVLSSWDRRTSLTLTRELGKQGISVVTGSQFSSLEQADENADMKVSYEPVDAASGRGSSASLETDAVLVAIGRSPNTDASWLTQAGVELDAHGLVTIDPWGRTSADRIWALGDITAGYHFAHRAFEQGIVIAETIAGLNPQPVNEATIPQVVFSTPQAACVGYSKQAAQEREDLNQVQETVYPMLSNARMRMSGQGGSLSLVTACASDQPDTRIVVGVNLVAPEAAELIAEAEQIVGNRLPLSQAARLIHPHPTFSETLGEALLKADGRPLNMR, via the coding sequence TTGCCGCTCGCTCTGCCTATGATAGAGGGTATGACAGCACAGGCGAGCGAGCAAACCATTTCAAGCACACAACATGACCAAGCCGAAAGCTCTTTCGACTTGGTCATTATTGGATCCGGCCCCGGCGGCTATTCTACGGCCCTGAGGGCGGCCCAACTGGGACTGAGCGTGGCGGTCGTTGAACGCGATGCCGTCGTCGGTGGCACCTGCCTGAACCGGGGGTGCATCCCCACCAAGGCGCTCATGACCGCCACCTCAACGATTACCCAGGCCGCTCACGCCCGGCAGCTCGGCATTCAATCTACCTTCGAAGGCATTGATTTTGACCGCCTCAACGCTTTCAAGCAGGAGAGCATTGACGCTATGACTGGCGGCCTGCACCAGCTCCTGCAGGCCCGCAAGGTCACGCTCATTCAAGGCCAGGCAGCTATTAGCGGCCCTGGGCAAGTCACTGTCGAGACCCTGGCAGGGTCCAGCCGCCAGCTCAGCGCCCGCCATATCGTTCTCGCTACTGGTGCCCGCTCCACCCCCCTGGCCGGTCTGCCCTTTAGCAATCGGGTCTTGGATTCGGACCGCGCCCTCAATCTTGAGCGCTTCCCCCAGCGGCCCGTGATTTTCGGCGCCGGAGCGGTAGCTGTGGAGTTCGCCTCCATCTGGCAGGCCGCTGGTTCACAGGTGACCCTGGTCATCCGCAAGGACCGTGTGCTCTCCAGCTGGGACAGGCGCACCAGCCTGACACTGACCCGCGAGCTAGGCAAGCAGGGCATCAGCGTAGTCACTGGCTCCCAGTTCTCCTCCCTCGAGCAGGCAGACGAGAACGCGGATATGAAGGTCTCCTATGAGCCGGTTGACGCCGCCTCTGGACGCGGCAGCTCCGCTAGCCTTGAAACCGACGCGGTACTCGTAGCCATTGGCCGCAGCCCGAATACCGATGCCAGCTGGCTGACCCAGGCAGGTGTGGAACTTGACGCACACGGCCTGGTGACCATCGACCCCTGGGGCCGTACCAGCGCCGACCGCATCTGGGCCCTGGGCGACATCACCGCTGGCTACCACTTTGCCCACCGCGCCTTTGAGCAGGGCATCGTCATTGCCGAAACTATCGCAGGCCTTAACCCCCAACCGGTGAACGAGGCCACCATCCCCCAGGTGGTCTTCTCCACCCCGCAGGCCGCTTGCGTTGGCTACAGCAAGCAGGCCGCCCAAGAGAGGGAAGACTTGAACCAAGTGCAAGAGACAGTCTACCCCATGCTCTCCAACGCCCGTATGCGCATGAGCGGCCAGGGTGGCTCCTTGAGTCTAGTGACTGCCTGCGCTAGCGACCAACCAGACACGCGCATCGTGGTAGGCGTGAACCTAGTGGCACCCGAGGCCGCCGAGCTCATAGCGGAAGCTGAGCAGATTGTGGGCAACCGCCTACCCCTGAGCCAGGCGGCCCGTCTCATCCACCCCCACCCCACCTTCAGCGAAACCCTGGGCGAGGCACTCTTGAAGGCCGACGGTCGCCCGCTCAATATGCGCTAG